From Streptomyces sp. HUAS MG91, the proteins below share one genomic window:
- a CDS encoding HutD family protein, giving the protein MIDIDVRDLPAADRTAALWKNGGGVTREVFCHPQGAGMADFTWRVSLAEVAADGPFSAFPGVDRTLTMADGDGMELTVDGRTVLVDSPYAPQDLPGDVPTECRLLGAGNVVNLNVMWRRDALPAAPSVAVVRGSLEVGPEATLVVALGEEGAEVAGRVLGRYDAALVAGVAPVRAMGPTAVVTGIAPAGGRSA; this is encoded by the coding sequence GTGATCGACATCGACGTACGGGACCTCCCCGCCGCTGACCGCACCGCCGCCCTCTGGAAGAACGGGGGCGGCGTCACCCGCGAGGTCTTCTGCCATCCGCAGGGCGCGGGCATGGCGGACTTCACCTGGCGGGTGAGTCTCGCCGAGGTCGCGGCCGACGGCCCCTTCTCCGCGTTCCCCGGCGTCGACCGCACCCTCACCATGGCCGACGGCGACGGCATGGAGCTGACCGTCGACGGCCGGACCGTCCTCGTCGACAGCCCGTACGCGCCCCAGGACCTGCCCGGCGACGTCCCCACCGAGTGCCGGCTGCTCGGCGCCGGGAACGTCGTCAACCTCAACGTCATGTGGCGCCGCGACGCGCTGCCCGCCGCCCCGTCCGTCGCCGTCGTACGCGGCAGCCTCGAAGTCGGCCCCGAAGCGACCCTCGTCGTGGCGCTCGGCGAGGAGGGGGCCGAGGTCGCGGGCCGGGTGCTCGGCCGGTACGACGCCGCCCTCGTCGCCGGAGTCGCCCCGGTCCGCGCCATGGGCCCCACCGCCGTCGTCACCGGCATCGCCCCCGCCGGCGGCCGATCCGCCTGA